The Ziziphus jujuba cultivar Dongzao chromosome 1, ASM3175591v1 genome segment CCTTCATCTTATACAGGATTCCTTCAACAACCATGGTATAAACATGTGACCAAATTGTGTATGAGAAAAACATAATTCTGCTTTagtgtttattttatttgtctcAACTTTTTTGCTAGATGATAGATTATTTTAATAGCTGTTTTTTGTCTCACGATGGGAGAGAGTAGTAATGGGCAAGAAACTGTCTTTTTAAGTATAAAACAATGAATTTCCTGCAGGTACACTGGAAGAGGACTTTTTTTGGACCCTCCTACTGTCTTTTTGTGCAACAATAAATGGAATCTTTCCTTACCTGAAGGATTGCAGTCTCATAGTTTGAAATATGGAAACACATGTGagtaatttctttttatctcattcacaatttttatttgttttgttgaaaTGTTCCATCTTCTAAAATTTTTACAGGGTTCAGTTCACGAAGTGAAGTTTTCCACTTGAGCAGAGACAAGTCAGATATTGCAGAAATATATTCATCACATATAGCACATACATTAGCACAATATCCTGAATCAAAAGGGATTATTGGAGCTTTGATTTTGGAGCCAGGCaagacattttattttaatattattttccttttactgTTAAcaacatgtaataaaattatattttatgctataTGCAGCagatgatttgatttttttatttaaaaaaagccTATTCCTTTGACATGATGACTTTTTGTTCAACTCTTAAACATTAAAAAGTTACAATGAGTTCCCATGTCAGACCATCTTCTGCTGCATATGAATCCTATATGTACGTTTTAGCGCATTTAATCTGTCTGATCCTCAAGGTTTTGGTTATTCTGTCCTCCCCAACttgttttgttctttcttttatttcttactGTACTTAACTTTAAAAGCCCGTATGACGagcttattttcttttatttgtttctatGAATTGTCATATGCTGTTTTCTTAACTAGCTCATTATCTTATATGAAagttggtaaatttggtacatgAATTCCTATATGATTGTTCATGGTACTGAAGACTTGAAAGTTTAgaataatttggtttattgctACCACAGAACAGTAAATATGCATGGTTGCTGTGTATTTgccattttaatttcaaattaggCTGAGATTCTTCAACATAacaagattttattattttactgtcATTGTGCATGCTTTTTGAATGTGATATGGGTAATCACATAATCTGATGCCTGGAATTCTTCTAATAGTTATCCAAGCTGCTGGAGGAATGCATATGGTTGATCCACTTTTCCAGCGAGTTCTTGTTAATCATTGCCGGAACGAAAATATTCCAGTTATATTTGACGAGGTCTTTACTGGTTTCTGGCGCTTGGGAACAGAGGTCAAGTTTCCTGAatctccttttcttcttcttcttcttcattttgccTCAAAGATAATGTTAACAATTGATTGGAAATTCAACAGACTGCTGCTGAACTACTTAATTGTGTACCGGATATAGCCTGCTTTGCAAAGCTGATGACAGGTGGAACTATACCCTTAGCTGCCACACTGGCTACAAGTGCTGTATTTGATTCATTTCTTGGGGACTCCAAGGTAACTTTTACTACCGGATTGAGTTAGGCCCTGTTTGGATGGCTTTTAAAAAGCTGTTCGACTTTAATGTTCAAACATTTCTTTAGAGAGTGATTGAGTAATTTATGAGAAGAGGAGTCCCTTTTCTGCCCATATATAGAAGCcaataatataaaacattttTCAGAATCTTGTTAAGTTTCACAATCTGTTGACTAAACGGTATAGCTTTCAGTTTCAAAATGCAATTATCATTTTATTCCTATACCAGATTTTtcttatatgattttatatatgcTTGTGTATATCTGAGTGTTGTCAAAATGGGAATATTGAATGCATACATGTATCTTTATGTGTGTATCTCTGTGTGTAGCTGAAAGCCCTTTTGCATGGACACTCATATTCAGCCCATGCTATGGGATGCACAGCTGCTGCTAAGTCCATAAAGTGGTTTAAAGATCCTCAGTTAAACCGTAACATCGCTTCTGGAGGAAGGTTGCTTAGGGAGGTATGTGAATTATTTGTTCTTGTGATTAAATTGTACAAAGTGTTTGGCATGTCCACCAAGTTTTATGTGTTATAATGGCGTGTTTCATGTCTGAAGCTTTTGTTTGCTAGATATACTTGCATTGATCATAGTAACCAGTCATAAGATATCCAGAACTCCAGTCCTTTCTCACACAATACTGATCTCGCCTATAATGAATTGCAAAAAGTGTAATCGAATGTGCTTTGAATTTCATACTTGGGACTGAAATTATGCTTTAAATTTTAGCAGATCTTCAAACATTGAAACTGGAATTAACATTATGTCATAGTTTAGGAGTGACACATTAAAACTGCTTTAGAAAATGTTCTAAGACTGCATTGAGATTTAACACAGAATACATGAGTTTGTTATTAATCCTTTATTCTTAAATGTTAATAtaacttgaaaaatattttagaaggCTAAAGGCGATTTGTCCAAATAAGTTGAGGTGCAAGCTGGAGGCAAAAGGAGGTGTAATCTCAACTTAgatatataacaaattaaaactaaaaattgtaaaattatgtATAAGATCAAGAAATCAGATATCATAGAATTCACGATGACATAAACAAATTGTGCTTAGTTTTATGGATGATAACAAAAAGCGCTCCTGtatttcaaataatttgtttgatattatattatatgaagaCCTGCTCTCCTCTGAGGCATTTACCAACCTTCTTTGTTGTGGCTATGTTCAGATATGTCCTATATTGGTATCTAAATCTATTGGTCTGTGCGTAATTTTTGCAGTTGTGGGATGAAAAAATGGTGGGTGAAATATCTTCACATCCTGCAGTTCAAAGAGTGGTTGTATTGGGAACCCTATGTGCTCTAGAACTCCGAGCAGAAGGCTCTAATGCTGGGTATGGAttcatgattttctttttgcattGTTTTATTATTCTATACTCTAGAGTTGTGTCATAGTTAGCTGAGCATCGGGCATGCAACAACAGTTGTGCTGTTTCTGGCTTATGAGCAGAAATCAGTGTTTCACAAGTCCAGAGGTTTTAATGCAAAAAATCAACGTTGGAAAACTATAATTACAGCATCAAATATACATTGTGTCAAACTCATCTTCTATGCCATACAGATTGCTGCAAGATTAAGGTTTAGAAAAACCTAAAAGTTTTGTTTTATCAGCTTATGTTTGTTTTTGAATTGATTGTTGCATAAAACTGTTATCTTGTGCTCATGAGCAAAAATGCTTCCTGGTTTGACCCTTCTCCATGGTTTATAGTCATTGTATCCTTCCTATTCACCTTATAAAGAGTTAATACGCTGATATTTACTTTTGCTACCCAATTTACCAATAGACTAGTTCACTGGACTTTGCCAAGCACGACGGTCTATTAATCACTATTAAGTTCACTAGCCCTGCATCTAGCTGTGTATATTTGTTACCATCATTCAAAAGGTTTTTGTTTCTAGCATGCAAGCTTTGCTTTTCTGTAGGTATGGGTCATTGTATGCAAGCTCTCTTCTTAAGCAGCTCCGTGAAGATGGTATTTTCACGAGGCCTCTTGGTAATGTCATATACTTCATGTGTGGACCCTGCACATCTCCTGAAGTCTGCCGCCAACTACTCATCAAGCTTCGTAGAAGACTCGATGAATTTAGCCAAATTcggtaaattttcaattttgtcaaTTATCTGGTATCATTTTCTGTTTGAAATCATTCAATTAAGGAAAAAGCTAGGTGTGCTGTATGACTCTTGATAATCAACCACTTGCTATTCTTCATGGGTTGATGTATGTATAACCGTCCAACAAGGTTTgggtatatatgtatttttctctttcatgTGTTAAGTTCTCCTTCCTGCTTTTAGGTTTAAAAGTTCTGTCGGAATTTTTCTCTTTGTATGTGCGGGAGAGAAGATGGAAATTCTTTAGGCCGTGAAAATGGACCATTCAAAATCTGTTAGAttgtttttcttaataattCATTCAATGAATTATTTGATCACActaatattttctctctttgGGAATTTATGCTTACAAATGAATAGaatctaatattttcattaaaaaaaaagtcttatggatttttttaaatgattattattattttttatattagtcATATGGATATTtgacaaaaaaacataaaaataagaatatatgaatatatctcTTTTCATGGGAGAGATTCTACCATAAGTGGTAAAGGCGTTATCACATGGTCCAAGTTGGTATATTCAGAGCTCAGGATATTCTTATATTgcggaaaaagaataaaagaattatTGGTGGATGCAAATTCTCTCTCTTGGATCAAATTGGTGGTCAAAGACGCAAAACAAAGTACTATATACCTACTCGATCAATTAATAGTTACCTAACACACTATGTTCtgagaaataaatataattattttttaacattagaGTAGAGGATAGATTTCAATCTATCatccaataaaataatgatcTTTTACCATTTGGAAAGTCATGAGCTTTACCTACAgggacaattttttattttttttttaaaaataatgttgtATAATTCAATTGTTCTgagtaagaaaaataaaaaaagtaaaactggTGAAGCGTATTGGGTTGAAGATAAAGAGGGTATggaatataacttttttttattaaataattattatattatctatttttttttatcatttataataatttttctttttgttcaaatattttgaacccataaCTAATGCCTTATAGCTAATCTCACTTTTTTTAGCTGAAAATAGCTAATCTCACTTGTTGCGTTATTGGTTTGGTAAATTATTTTGTTAGGTAAAATAATTGCTTTTCTTGGTTAATTTAAAAGTCAGCAAAGTTATTTGTTTGCAtcccccaaaaaacaaaaaaataatccaCAGCGTTTTCGGAAAAAAAATATCTACTGGActgaaaaaaaggaaggaaatgacGTGGCTCAATACAACACAGCATGACGTCATCGTGCCGGTTGAAAGTGACGTGGCAGAGTGCAGCCACTGCACCATATAATCCGTCAACGTACGGTTATGATTTCATGCTATTTTGGTCCGTCGGACGATCCTAAGCGTTGACTCCATACCCAAAATAAATACGAATTACAAGAATTTCATCCACAAAGGAGAGGAATAGTGGTTTGTGTCGAAATTACGATTTCCACCTCCAACAAAACCCACCACGTATGGAGTAATTACCAAATCCATGTCCTTTAACGTAAATGTGCAGGACCTGAAAGGAAGGTCCGGTGGGCAGTGAAGCAGTGGATTAGTCCCACTCTTCAGCTACGAGTCGCCGGAGTAGACTTAAAAGATATAAACATGAGTCCACAAGACCAATCAGAGATCTCCTAAGGTTCGCATTACACTTTACCGACTTTCTCGCATATTTTCTCTCTTCCCAaacagaagaaaagaaaatttctctctcaggttgtttctctctctctatccctctctctttcaCTTCCCTCACTTTCCTTCTTTTTGGCGCGATTTTTTGCCCCTTTGTTTAGAAAGATTTGGTTAACTGGAATTTCTGAGCTTAGGTTTACTACCCCTTTACCTTACTCAAGTAATTTTTGGGCGAGTGACAGGGATTTTGGTTTCCTAAGAGTTTGGTATAAACTGAGCTTAAATTGTGAAACGTTTGTAGATCTTTTGGAGGTGAAAGATTGGTATGCGTGTGTGAGTTGGGGTTAGGGCTTTGTTTTTCTGAGTTTTGGTTGGATTGGGAGTGAAAATTGTGGTTTTTCGGTGTGCTGCAGATCTGGCTATTTAGGGTTGCTGGCAAGTTGTTGTAAATGCAGAGGCCGACTAGGTTTATGGAGAGAACCAGCTCTATGCGAGGTAAAAGGAGCTTGGAAGGGGGAGAGGATGAGCAGCAGCCTGAGCGAAAGCGACCAGCTCTTGCTAGGTAATTGTTTTCATTTCTTgtgctttatttatttgtttcttttgtatTCAGTTGTATGAATTGTTTGTTTTAGTACGTGGTTAGACTTTTCCTGGATATCTGTTAAATTCGGAGATTGAGGATATTAAACACAAGTTCTAGTCCAACCACTTGATAACTTATATACCACTGTTATTAAAGACAGATGACTTTGCCACCTGAGCTCTTCACTAAGGGAGATTTGTTTAGTTTGTGAAATAGGCCATTTTGTTGCAAAACCTTAGGCTAGAGGGTGATCTTTTCGAAGTTGTAGAAGAAGTttagtgaaaataaaaaataaaaaaaatgatagtatGATATAGTTGGAAAAGTTAGAAATTTAATTTGCCCGATTTGCCTCTACCTGGATATTTAACTAATATGCAACTAGATACACGCTTGAAGAATAATAGTGTATTATGGCTCCTATTCAAGTGTTTTAATTGTTAGGAAGTGAgtctaacctttttttttttttttttttgggatgaaaaAGTGAGTCTATGTATATCAATTCGGTGCATTGTATGTTAACAATGAGCCATTGGTTTAGGTTCTATATTTATGGCTAAAGTGCATCCttaatcatttttatatgtttcaaATTAAGTACAGACTTATTGTTTcatacaatttttaaattatctcTCTTGTGTTCTCTTTGTTTTAAGCTCTGCCAGCTTATTTTTATTGCTACactaatttttttggtttttacatGTCCATGCTGTATTCTTTGTATTGCAAGGATATTTTTCTGATGCCATGTTGCAGCTTGCAAGTTTAGCAATGATAGTAATACTTGATTGATCAATACTTTGGAATATATCTTTatcaaaaccataattttcggTAGATTGTATCTGTTTTCCTTCTATGGGCTTGCTCTTATttaaatttgttctttttttggtttaattgttTTTCCAGTGTTGATTTGTATGTGCAATGTGTTACATTTCATGCAGTGTGATCGTTGAAGCTCTCAAAGTTGATAGTCTGCAGAAGATCTGTTCGTCTTTGGAACCTATTCTTCGCAGAGTTGTAAGACTTATGGCTTTGATAATTGCCTTTTCAtccatatcatttttttatgtgTCGGATGTTTCAACTATGTTTTTACTTGATTAACATTGTTTACAACTGGTGTCTGCTCTCTGTTTTAtcctgtgctttttttttttgttttttcctttctttctttaatattatttttgttctttctctTTGCTTACTTGAGGTAAATTTCTTGGAAAGACCTTTAGATTTGACAGGAGATTGGTCACTGTTTTTTTCTTGCAATAAGTTTAGTCCTTGTTTGTTTCCACTATAGGTTCTCTTGGGGTTCCCAGCAATCACTGGTGCCAATTTTTCTGAAAATGCAGCTTTAGTATTGAAGTGACTGTAATTTTTGTAGGAGAGTAAGTGATGTCTTggaattattttccaacagtcgTCTTATATCTCTCACATAAGATATGCCGTGGATCAAAGGTCCTCAATTCAATTTTGGCTTGATCTTTTATTTATGGTTGAGGATGGGAAGATCTTTTTGTTATCAAATAAGATGTTTTCATTCTTAATTCTTTTTGTTATCAAATAAGATGTTTTCATTCTTAATTCTAGCGAAGGTTCTGTTCTTCTTTCATTAATATAGTTGTGCAACAGTATAGTTGCAACTCTTTTGATAAGGTAACATTTGATAATTCTTGGAACATGAGCTGAAGATAAGTCATGTTAATTGTTGAGATGTTGAAAGATTgatttttttacatattatatcttatttcttattttatagtCTTATATCATTAAGATTGGAAATAGGTTACAGCTTAGATTTTAGCTCTGCTTATAATATGCTTATCAGTTATCACTGAAGTTTTGGCTTTCACTTCAGTAGCATAGTTAAAGCCTGCAATGTGCTTTTGTAATAATTCTATTTGGCTATGCATGGGAATGTTCACTAAAGAGagaacctctctctctctctctctctctctctctctctctctctctctctctctctctctctcattaagAATCAATTTGCTGAAAAAACATGATTGATTAACTTTACTTCTTATAATTTGTCAGTTTATACCATTCATAGACAGCCCTTCTCCTGCTAACTTGTTTGTTCTAATGAATGCTTAACAGGTCAGTGAGGAAGTTGAACGTGCATTGGCAAAGCTAGGACCTGCAAAACTTAATGGAAGGTCAGTGACCATTGttgtgaaattaattttcaCATATCGTTAATTTGTTCTGAGTTTTAGAATGCAGACTGTGACTCTATTTTTCTATGTGCTTTTTTGCTTTTCTAAGTTGAACTGAAAAACTGATTTAAGATTTGATCATTAATAGTGGACTGTGAAGGATACAGCACTATTTGGACTTAAAGTTGGTGGAAATCTTAGTACTTTCTAGTGTGCCATGTAACATGAACTTGACATTCAAACCTGTAATTCTAGAAATGCAAAGGTAGTTTTAAAACAGAATGCTGGTCACCAGCTCtgatttcatattttattttctaaaaagatTATTTATGCTGCTTTTTAATGACTTGCATTTATATGTTAGACAACTGCAAATCCTTACAGGTGTAGCATCCAgtcaaaagttacaaaatttataaaacaagGCAATTGTTGTATTTGTTATGCTGGTAGCTCCTATCTGTTGAAATTCTCTGGCTACTTTTTTTGGAACTAAAATATTTTCGAAGAAATATTTCTCGCAGAAAATGGCTTTTTggaattattgtattttttggtttttggctgGACAAATACAAATgattaaaaattgtttatgaCATGGaattgcaaaataaaaagaaaatggtaaCTGCAACAACAGTTAGGCCAATAATATAGGAGGTGGTACCAAGATAAAGGTGATGATGGAGCCAATATTGTTGTGAGATTCGTTTATTTGGTTCTGTATCATATTTCTACTGAAACAAAGCATAAGCTGAGCTATTGCAAATTGATGTTTCTGTTACCTATCTTTTACTACTTTAGATCCATCGTTTTATgattaatgaattatattttatgtggtGGACAACAGCTGATTTTTAAGGTATTCTTCTGAAATTTAAAGTTTCAGGTCTTCACCAAAACAAATTGAAGGTCCAGATGGAAGAAACTTGCAGTTGCTCTTCAGGTCGAGGTTGTCTCTTCCCCTTTTCACTGGAGGCAAAGTAGAAGGGGAGCAGGGTGCTGCAATTCACATTGTTTTGGTTGATGCAAACACTGGACATGTTCTAACTTTTGGACCTGAAGCTTCTGTGAAGCTTGACGTTGTTGTGCTTGAAGGTGATTTTAACAATGACGAAGATGAAGGCTGGACACAAGAAGAATTTGAAAGTCATGTGGTGAAAGAACGTGAAGGAAAGAGACCTCTTTTGACTGGAGAGCTTCAAGTGACCCTCAAGGAGGGGGTAGGAACTCTAGGGGATATCACGTTTACAGACAACTCAAGTTGGATAAGAAGCAGGAAATTCAGGCTTGGATTGAAGGTTGCATCGGGTTTTTGTGAGGGTGTACGCATACGTGAAGCAAAGACAGAAGCTTTTACTGTTAAAGATCACAGAGGGGAATGTAGGCTTATGCTCTGGCATTCTAAGATCTCTTCCTTTTGTTATTTGAAtcttgttattaattttattatttttaaactgaCTTGACAGTGTACAAGAAACACTATCCACCAGCATTGAATGATGAGGTATGGAGATTAGAGAAGATTGGCAAGGATGGTTCATTCCACAAGAGGCTGAATAATGCAGGAATAGTCACAGTGGAAGATTTTCTTCGGCTTGTGGTCCGAGACTTGCAAAAGTTACGAACAGTAAGTATTGAATTTGCAtttcagtgaaaaaaaaatatttttagtttgtaACCATATAGTGATTTGTTGCTTCTGTTTATAGATCCTTGGAAGTGGTATGTCAAATAAGATGTGGGATGCTCTACTAGAACATGCAAAGACGTGTGCTCTCAGTGGGAAGCTTTATGTTTATTATCCTGAAGACACAAGAAATGTTGGAGttgtttttaacaatatttatgaGCTTAGTGGCCTTATTGCTGGGGAGCAATATTATTCTGCTGATTCTCTTTCTGACAGTCAAAAGGTGAGTATGaatcttgttttcttttgcatGGAGATATTGTTCAAATTCCTATTTTGGATTGgttattcaatatttgttgatGGTATTGGttgtgatttaaaaaaattattttccttgtCATGAAGTTGATAATTTATGTGATAAAACTAGAAATTTTATTGCATAAGGGTAATAGAAGAGACAAATCTCGTAGGGGTCATTTGATGCTTTCatttgaaaatgataaatttgataatatgtttgatttttgtatattgtcatttaatatttccaaaaaattttgagaAGTAAAAAGGACAGgcactttttttaattattattattttttttttcggggtATATTTTGTCTGAATTGCTGGATTGTTCGAGTTAATTTACCTCTAATGACTTAAAAACCAGCATGACCCTAGCATTTAACCTTTAACAGAGTgggtaaaaattatttaaatgcgGATATGAAGtgataagaagaataataagaTGAGAAAGGCTTTTAATATGTtgtcatttaaaattaatagtaTAGCTGCATGAGTGAAGAAGAGGTTGACCATATGAAGGAAAGCCTTTTTTAGTGTTGTATGACCATTAACCTAAAACTGAATGTTGGCACCATGTAGCTGGCAGAAAAATTGTGGGCTGTTGAAGGAGGAGGCATTTTGAATGCTgcatattgttttaattttctgtAAAGACTTTAAGTAAAAGAACTGCTTTATATGACTTGCAAATGGCTTTGAACTTGCAGATTTATGTAGATACTCTTGTGAAGAAAGCATATGACAATTGGAATCAAGTTATTGAGTATGATGGAAAGTCACTTTTGAGCTTCAAGCAAAATAGAAGGTCGAGTGCATCCAGAACCGAACTTCAGATGCCCCCAGTTGACTATAACACTTCAGATCATGAGCTGCAACTAGCTCACCTACCAGTTCCTCCTGAGCAGCCATCTCTGAATTCGAGCCTTCCAATCAGTGGTATGCATTGCTTCCTGCATAAAatcatttatcctttttttttttaaaggataaatTGTACTTCATCCTCTATATGTAGCTCGATTGGGATTTGTCACAATGCATAAATATCATCATTTTGCCTCACTAGTCTATTAATTTTCTGTCAGATCATATTTGAGTTGGCATGTTTGCTTCCGATGAGTCCATTTTTTAATACTCACCATTCAACTTATAAGTGTTATGAATTTCTCCTCCactctgttttgtttttttgtcctGTTTAGTTAATCACTAAATTTAAATTGGGCCTAAAATTTAACCGTCGGTTCTGATCGATACACATGTATcgaatgtatttaatttgattgGAAATTAGTAAATTATAGGATAATCTGATTATTTTTGTAAGATGAGGAGAAACTCTAAATTCAGTGATCGTCAAGGGgttaaaattgtagattttctttttctctgggTTTATCATCTGAACAGTTGTCTTTTTCTGGAAGAATAAGTGGGGAGTAAATGTAAAAAGTATTAAACAGAACCTGGAGATCCTGAAGCTGTGGAAAATAGCCCCATTAATGAGTTTTAAACTATTGAAACTTTTTAGTGGGGGCAAGGAATCTGTATCCCGGTTAGTTGACATTTGACACCATGCTTGCAGCAAATGTAGAAACAAAATGCAACCTTAGATGGGGCCTTTCTGCCGCCAAGACCTTCTCTTTGATGACCTACATTTTATACTAAGTAGGACCAAGGATCTAATATTGttcctttttaaatttaaatttaaaacataaacattactgaatgatttgttttttgttttgttttttcttcagtTTTCTTCCTACAGTATCCCCCCGTAGAATCTGAGCCACTTTGTAGAAGTGCTTGTCTGAATAATTACACAAAATGTGTGCTGAAAACATGTACCAGGAGcaagtttattattatcatgttctGCTGAAGTGTCCTGAAGAACGGCAAATATAATAGGAAACTGCTAGTTGTTGTACTACTGATTTTATCTAGTTCCCTT includes the following:
- the LOC107413302 gene encoding calmodulin-binding protein 60 B isoform X1 encodes the protein MQRPTRFMERTSSMRGKRSLEGGEDEQQPERKRPALASVIVEALKVDSLQKICSSLEPILRRVVSEEVERALAKLGPAKLNGSFRSSPKQIEGPDGRNLQLLFRSRLSLPLFTGGKVEGEQGAAIHIVLVDANTGHVLTFGPEASVKLDVVVLEGDFNNDEDEGWTQEEFESHVVKEREGKRPLLTGELQVTLKEGVGTLGDITFTDNSSWIRSRKFRLGLKVASGFCEGVRIREAKTEAFTVKDHRGELYKKHYPPALNDEVWRLEKIGKDGSFHKRLNNAGIVTVEDFLRLVVRDLQKLRTILGSGMSNKMWDALLEHAKTCALSGKLYVYYPEDTRNVGVVFNNIYELSGLIAGEQYYSADSLSDSQKIYVDTLVKKAYDNWNQVIEYDGKSLLSFKQNRRSSASRTELQMPPVDYNTSDHELQLAHLPVPPEQPSLNSSLPISGHHDDMSTRYSSQTQMVNSDSRNQFDSTSFMSHDQLISNSHEARSTRSDNSAVGLALGPPQSSTSGFQTISTSNQPSTLTPLDDWSHSQNRDKGVDDFFSEEEIRLRSHEMLENDDMQHLLRLFSMGNHASFNMPEDGYAFPPYISSPMPNFDEDRGRPGKAVVGWLKIKAAMRWGFFIRKKAAERRAQIVELDDE
- the LOC107413302 gene encoding calmodulin-binding protein 60 B isoform X2 — encoded protein: MQRPTRFMERTSSMRGKRSLEGGEDEQQPERKRPALASVIVEALKVDSLQKICSSLEPILRRVVSEEVERALAKLGPAKLNGRSSPKQIEGPDGRNLQLLFRSRLSLPLFTGGKVEGEQGAAIHIVLVDANTGHVLTFGPEASVKLDVVVLEGDFNNDEDEGWTQEEFESHVVKEREGKRPLLTGELQVTLKEGVGTLGDITFTDNSSWIRSRKFRLGLKVASGFCEGVRIREAKTEAFTVKDHRGELYKKHYPPALNDEVWRLEKIGKDGSFHKRLNNAGIVTVEDFLRLVVRDLQKLRTILGSGMSNKMWDALLEHAKTCALSGKLYVYYPEDTRNVGVVFNNIYELSGLIAGEQYYSADSLSDSQKIYVDTLVKKAYDNWNQVIEYDGKSLLSFKQNRRSSASRTELQMPPVDYNTSDHELQLAHLPVPPEQPSLNSSLPISGHHDDMSTRYSSQTQMVNSDSRNQFDSTSFMSHDQLISNSHEARSTRSDNSAVGLALGPPQSSTSGFQTISTSNQPSTLTPLDDWSHSQNRDKGVDDFFSEEEIRLRSHEMLENDDMQHLLRLFSMGNHASFNMPEDGYAFPPYISSPMPNFDEDRGRPGKAVVGWLKIKAAMRWGFFIRKKAAERRAQIVELDDE